GAAGATCTCTTTTATGGATTGATTGATCATTGGAAGCCTGATATCAGAGACTATATTAAGACTTTAGCCAAGGGTGCATTCAAACAGGAAGAGAGTTGATAACCACTTCAGCGATGGGTACAACAACAGACAAAGTAGGAAAGTGGGTATGGTTACCGAAATATTAAAATTCAAGGAGAACATCACAATGAATATATTAAAAGTGAACGGTATTGAACTCGCTTATGACAGTTATGGCAGCGAAACGGATGAAGCCATACTGTTAATCGCCGGGCTGGGTACCCAGATGATCCGTTGGACCATTCCCTTTTGTGAAATGCTGGCAGCTAGAGGATACAGGGTGATTCGTTTTGACAATAGAGACACCGGGTTATCTACTCATTTTAGTCATCACGATACACTTGATTTCGAAACACTCGCCAGAACGCTTATGTCAGGACAACTCCCCAATATACCTTACACGCTTGAGGATATGTCTGATGATACGATTGAATTGTTAGATGCACTGGGTATCGCGAAAGCACATATTGTTGGACGTTCGATGGGCGGCATGATTGCCCAGCTTGTTGCCAGCCGATATCCGGCACGTGTCCTCTCGCTGACTTCAATCATGTCAACTACAGGCAATCCCGAACTTCCGCAAACTTCGCCAGAAGTCATGGCGTTAATGACTCGTCCAGCTCCGAACCCGAGAGAGGATGAGGCAGGATACATCGCTCATAGCGTAGCTTTTGCCAGACGTATTGCCGGTACAGGTTATCCTTTTGAAGAGAACGAATATCGTTCAATGATTCGAGAAGAGGTTCAGCGAGCTTATGATCCAGGGAGTATTGGACGGCAAATCGCAGCTATTGCTGTTTCTGGCGACCGTCGTCCGCAACTCGCAAAAATAGATGTGCCCACGTTAGTCATCCACGGAGCGGAAGACTCCATGTTTGTGCCAGCATGCGGAGAAGACACTGCTCAAGCCATCACTGGCTCAGAATATATGTTACTTGAAGGCATGGGACATGATCTGCCCACACAGTTGTTTGAAACTGTTGTTGATGGAATTGTACGGACAGCCCGGAGCAGCGTTAAGGATAGCATATAAATCAGATATGCTGCTCAACTTCATTTTCAAAGTCTAATACTTTATTGGATCAGAAGAAATACTTCCCTTTTACAATCATTGTCAGTACGATATAATACAAATACTAGGTGGATTACCCAGTGGTTTCCTAGGATCGTCGTGGTCTTAAGCTGCTTATAACCTAATAGATATCGGAGGTATGGTTTTATGGTGAAGAAGAAAATTTCCACAGCCCTCAGTGCAGTTTTAATTGTTTCTATGCTGGCTACGGGCCTGATTGTCGCTATCCAAGGTACAACAACGTTTGAGGTGGCGAAGTCAGCAGGGGAAAAAAAGGTTGAAGTTATTAAATAAGCGGGACTTTCCTATGAAAAAAACAGGTGCGAGACGACTCAAATGATCTCAATCAGGGGGACTCGAAGCACCTGGAGCGAAAGTTAACGGAGTCACAACACTTCAACAGGATGAAAATAGAAATGACGCTGGACAAGAACAAGAACATATTCCCTTGAAAGTCGCTATTATATAGCGGCTTTTTTTGCATGTACTCTGGGCGGAAAGGGGATAGGAGGGTATAAAACAGTCGGACAAGATCTTGTCCCGAGCCAAGTACAGGATCTTGTCCCCATTATCGATTAGATCCATATGCAAATAAAGAGAATCGGCTTTTTCTGTGGTTAGCTTTTGGATATGCGTTTATCTGCAATCTTTCGGTGATGTCACTTGTTGCTGATACTTCTTGATCAGCTCCACGCCATCGTATGCCAAACTTTCCACACTTGCCGCTTTCTGCAGGATGTAATGATCAAAGAAGTTCTTCGTATAGTCTGTAACAAGATTTCGCATCTCCATAGCATCCCGTTCGCCCCTGATTTCCTCATTCACACGGGTAAACACAATGTCGCAGTAATCTAAATGTGCAACACGATCAATAGAGAAATAATAAGTTTCCATGCTATTGTTAGCCCCAATTATCGCATTCATGTTATAGTTGGGTTCACTAAACAGTAGCAAGAAGGGTTTCTTAAGGTCGCTGCCCTGAAGCCCGAACGCACCGCTATCCAAGCCAATCCCGCAGGCGAAACGGTCGTCGTCCCGGCAAACCATCGCCGTCGTAAGCCCTCCATAAGAATGTCCAACGATGCCCATGCCGATGTCAAGCAACAATCTGCCCTTAAAGATGGAATCCAGCTCTCCAGAGTCCAGTTTGTAAAGATAATCAGCTACATACCTTACGTCTTCTGCCTGTAATTCACTATACTCTGTTACCTTGGCAAGTATCGGCAGTGTAAGCACGTTATGGCACATCTCAATAGCAGTTTTATCGTCAGGCCGCATCTCCATCTTACCTGCCAACGCCAGCATCTCCGGATCTTCAGAGAACGCTATAAGGGCATCCGAAAAACCCTTTGATACATTAAACAAGCGCCCATCTTTACGCTTATACATTGTGCTATTCTGATGGCCGATGCTCACCACAACATATCCCATGCTTGCTAAGTCTGTGCAGATCACTGTACCCCATTCTGGAGAACCGCCCCCGCCGCAAACATAGAATAACACCGGATAGCGCTTTTCCTTCCCGGAGAGAGCAAGGTCGTCGTAACATCGGGTCTTGATATCTATAGAGAAAACGTCCTTTAATGCCGTGACAAGTGGCTGCTCATTAAACATCTCGTAGACTTCAGGAAACATGTACGTTGATGTCGTCTTGCCTTCGTTACTATCAGACGGATAATACACAAACGCCGTCAGTTCTCTTTTGGAGTGATCTGATGCGGTGTACTCAAAATCCATCTGGGTTCGACCAACAGTGTACCCGCCAATTGGTTCTGGAAATGCATCATACGTTTTCATCTTTTTGTTCCCCTTTCATTAATAAAAGTGGCGAAATGAAATACATAGATTGTGCTATGAGCGCTTTTCAAAACTGGAAAACGATTGCGTTCGGTCTTCAGTGAATCATATCTACTCCTTGGCTTTCTTGAGATCGCTTACTATGTCAGAATATTGATGATCTTCAAGCAGCCCATGACTCATAAAGTCAGCAAAGTACCTGCTAAGCTTATGTTGCAAAGTAGAGTCCTTAATATCGAATTCCCTAAAAAACATGACTAAATTAAACTGCATTGACTCAAACATGAAAGAAATCAGATCGTCGTCAAGATCGGGTCGAAGATATCCATCAACCCTCATTCGGCGTAAAATGTCCTTGATTAAAGGGAATGATTCTCCCTTTAGCACATCCAGATATACTTTAAGCAAAGTGTTCTCAGGAATGTTTAAAAATGTTTTAGTGAGTTTGATTTCCAACTCATTCAGCGGTTCGGTCACCGTACCATTAACGTTTCCAAATAAACCTGTAAGGAAAAACCGGTAAAGGGAATCTTCATTACTGTTATTGAAATACGCAGCTCTTTTCTGGGTGACATTACGTACTAAGAGACAATAAAGGTCATCTTTGTCTTCAAAATAGCGATAAAATGTTCCGGGGTGCATGGACAAACAATCCAAAACCATCTTCATCGTTATATCCTCGTAAAGATGATTAACAAAAAGATGCATAGCGTTATTCGATATTTCCGCGCGCCTTGCTTCATCTAAACGAAAGAAAGAATTTTTGGGCATAGAATACTCCTTTATTCAAAGTGTGAACTGATTCACACCATACCGATAATTGATTCACATGTCAAGTTTAGAAATATAAATATGAATGATTGAAACCACTGTTATGTTCATTAACATGAGGTATTTTAAGTTTGTTACAATATGTATGAAGTGAGAAGATGAAAGTAGATCAGCAGGGTTCCTGCTTTGATCTTATTTTCATAATTTTAAAATATTTTAAAGAAATGATAGGGTGATTGGGATGAGAAGACTGGAGTCTGGTATGACAGTAGACAACGAAATATTCACTGATATTGTCAGGTATGAACACGAAACGATCAGCGAAACAACCATAACAAATTCGAATGTTGGTTCTCCAATATTTTGGAGCTGCAACCTGCATCATCTTGTATTTAATACCTGCGATCTTACCAATGCGAGATTTTTTGCCGGTAGTACGATTAATCATTGTACATTTATTCGTTCCGACTTGCGCTCTGTTGGCATTGCGAGGAACGAAGCTGTTTTCACCAATTGCGAATTTTCCTCCTGCGATATGAGAGGCATGACATTGGAGAATGCTACGTTTATCGACTGTACTTTTTTTAAATGTCGATTTAATGACCGGATTTTACAAGCGGCGAATATCGTCAATTGTTCCTTTACCGGCAAGCTAGTGGATATTACGTTTGAAGGAGATGGCAAACAAAAGCTAATCGCCAATTTTGAAAACTGCATCCTTGACGGTGTTCGTTTTGTAGGCTGTGACCTGACGCAATGTATTCCGCCAAAATCCAAAAACCATTTGTATGTTGAGCAGGTATCCTCACGTGTGAAAAAGGCTATGAAGAAGATAGACGAAGACCCTAATCTATCTGACGACGATCGGAAAGTACTGGTTCGCAATCTGCGCAAGCTTGAGCATATGGAACAATATATTTTTAACACGGCGCATATGGAGAAAATATATGGTGATGTATTTGTTGAACGATTTTTCAGCAGTCTGGAATAATGCGTAAACAACTCGGCCGCGGAAAAATGTCAAAGGACACGAACATATTCCCATTAAATCGCTATTTTAGCGACTTGTTTTTTTGTACTGTTCGTGTCCCGATTGAAGAAAAAAGAAAATTTCGCTAAAGTGACACATCCAATGCAAGTGATAGTTTATACTTTTGTGCTAAGTGACAACAGATGTTTTAGATTGTCATCAATAAATTGATTATCGGTACTATTGATCCCCCGACCAGCAAAATGACCCCAGATGGATTGTATTGGGTTAAAAGTAGCATTAGGAATACGCTCCGCTTCATATTCATTATCGTCCGCTGTGCAGAAGAGATCCGTGCTCCCTGGCATGATGCAGGCAAGTGCTCTTATGCTTTTAAGCGCTTTATCAAAATCTCCGTTATAGGAGGGATTGGCACTAATATCTGCATGCTGTCCTGTCCATAACATGCTTAAAACATTATGCGGATCCATATTCATGAAACTCTCTTCCCAGACACCAGCTACGAAATCTTCCAATGATTCAAATCCCATCTCATGATAAACTTCTTCTCTGTAAAACGCATGTGATAACCCCCATCCGGCATATACCCGACCAACGGCGCGCATGTCTGCAGAAGTCAATTGGTTTAATTTACTTGAGTCAAAATGGACCGCTGATAGCAGGGAAGATTTCACACCTTCCAGAACCACATAGGTGTGAGGCCAAGGCTTGGCGATTCCTCCAAAAGGTGCAATTCGTTCAACCATCTCCGGGTAACTAGCCCCCCATTGAAATGCCTGAATGCCGCCCATAGACCACCCTACGACGAGAGCAATCTTTTGAATACCGAATTTCTCAACCAGCAGTCGGTGCTGTAATCTAACGTTGTCATAGATCGTTACTTGTGGAAAGTTTGACCGGTCAAATGGAGGAGGCGTGTTACTGGGAGAGGAAGAGAGGCCATTGCCGAGCAAATTAGGAACGATAATAAAATATTTCTCTGGATCCAGTGCCATCCCGCTGCCGATGAGCCATTCATTTTGAACATGCTGATCTCCAAAAGCGGTTGGATAGACAATAACATTATCTTTCTTTTCATTTAATTTTCCGTAAGTTTTATAAGCGAGATAGGCGTTTGGTAACGTCACTTCTGATTGTAAAATGACATCACCCAAATTAAAAATTTCATAATCCATCGTATAGTCGCTCCCTTCAAATTGAAAAACCACATGCTCACTGTGATCTCTTGTGCTTAGTATAGAGCCGTGATAGTCTCATTAAAAGTGAATGGAATTCAAGATAGCATTCAATAAAATTGAAAGATGAAGGGAGAACATCAATGGAATTTCGCCAACTGAATACGTTTTGTACGGTTGCAGCAACATTAAACTTCACGCGGGCAGCAGAAGTACTTAGCTACGTTCCTTCCAACGTCACGATGCAGATTAAAGCATTGGAAGACGAGCTGGGAGTTCGCCTCTTTGATCGGTTGGGCAAGCAACTCGCTCTTACAACAGCGGGCAAACGCTTTTTACCGCATGCCCAAGATGTACTTGAAAAATTGGAGGAGGCTCGTAGTGTTGTTCATGACAATGAAAAACTAACCGGTACCCTAACAATAAGTGCGAATGAGGTCATCTGCTCCTACCGGCTTCCAACTATCTTTCAACAGTTTCGTTCGCAACATCCGGGAGTTCGATTGATCTTTCGCTCAGTGCCTAATCAAGAGCTCAAGCAAACATTATTTGAGGGAACCACGGATATCGTTTATATGCTAGACGAACCTATTCGTTCAAACGGGCTGGTCGTGGAATCACTTGTAGAGGAAAAATTCCGGTTGTTAGCGGCTCCAGATCACCCGCTTGCTAAACGAACAACGTTGCAGTTGGAAGATTTTCATGGAGAAGTGTTCCTGACTAATGAAAAGGGTTGTCCATATCGAGCAATGTTTGACCGGTCTTTTGAGAAAGAGGGCATTGATAACATCACATATCTAGAGTTTCAAAGCGCTGAAGCCATTAAACAATGTGCGATCTCAGGACTCGGTATTGGTTTTCTTCCTGAAATCGTTGTAGAAGCCGAAGTTGAACGCGGACAACTAGTTGTTCTTCCATGGCAAATTGCGGATTTGCGGGTGTATACACAGATGTTGTGGCATAAAGAAAAGTGGCTTTCACCAATCATGTCATCGTTTATTGAAACAGCAAGGGAAGCTTTTCATGTACAGAATGAAAATAAACCGTTCATTCATGCAATTTCCACATAGTCAGGACTTATTTTCATGCTGCATCTGCATTTAAACCTTTTACAATCATTGTAAGTAAGCTATAATACAATCATCTGTGGGAATACCCAATATAAAAGTGAAATAATGTAATTGGTCGAGACCAAGTATAAACGAAATTGATTACTGGATCGACACGGCACATCGTGTTGGGTGACGTGAATCCATATAAAAAAAATCGGAGGTATCATTATGATTAAGAAGAAACTTTGCACAACCCTTAGCGCAGCTTTAATCGTTTCTATGCTGGCTACTGGCGGGATCGTCGTTTTCCAAGGTAAAACAACATTGGAGGTAGCGAAGTCAGCAGGAGACAAAAAGGTTGAAGTTATTAAAGGTATCCAAAGCACCTGATGCGAAAGTCAACGAGAATCAAAAAAACTCCAAATGTTACATAAAAAAAAACCAAAGTTCCGATCGGAACTTTGGTTTTTTTATGTACTTGCGTGTAATAGAACAAGGAGAAGCTTGTACTACAATTCTCGAAGAAAAGACAGGCACACTTTCTAACGAGATCAACAAGATACATTACGTGCCTGGAACTTCAGGCTGCAAGTTTTCATGTTCCTCCAGCAGTCGTTTCAGCTTTTGGCGCTGCCGTTTTTCCTTCTGACGTCGCTCTTTGTCCTCAGCCTGCAGTGCCTTGAGTAAGGAGACACACATCCCGATAAGGACAACAGCGAACGGCAGGGCAGACACGATGGAGGCCGTCTGAAGGCCGTTCAATCCCCCACTAATCAGCAGCACTACCGCTATAGCGGACTGCATGATTCCCCAAGTTAATTTCACTCTTGTGCTCGGATCCATCTTGCCATCTGTAGTCAGCATGCCAAGCACAAAGGTAGCCGAATCAGCCGACGTAATAAAGAAGATCATGATCAGGACAGTAGCGATGAATGCTACGATTGTGCCTAAAGGCAACTGCTCCAACATAAGGAATAAAGCGGTTGTCGCATCTTCCTTGACGGCTTCCGCCAGATGAGCGGCATTGAACAATTCCATGTGAAGTCCTGTTCCGCCGAAGACTGAGAACCAGACAAATCCGAAAAGGCTTGGAATAACCATGACGTAAATTACAAATTCTTTTATGGTTCTTCCTTTGGATACCCTTGCGATAAAAGTACCGACAAAGGGAGCCCATGCGATCCACCATGCCCAGTAGAATAACGTCCATGCTCCAATCCAGGTTTCTCTTGAGAACGGCGTCAATCTCAAACTCATGTTAATAATATTCTGCATATAACTGCCCAAGGTTGTTGTGAAAGTGTCGAATATAAAAGAAGTTGGTCCAGTTACCAACACAAACAGCATCAACAACACAGCTATAACGAGGTTGGTATTGCTCAGAATCTTAATCCCTTTATCCAGTCCGGAAGTTGCCGAGATTAGAAACAATACGGTTACAACTGAGATAATGACAACTTGGGTCACAACCGAGTTAGGTATACCGAATAAGTGATTCAGCCCCCCACCGATCTGAAGTGCACCCAAACCAAGCGAGGTCGCAACACCAAAGATCGTAGAGATAACCGCCAGAATATCAATGAACTTACCAAGCCAGCCTGCAGCAAGACGCTCACCGATCAGAGGAATAAAGGTGGAACTGATCAGCCCTTTGTATCCTTTGCGGAACTGGAAGTAAGCAAGCGCTAAACCGATGACGGTATAGATCGCCCAAGGATGCAGCCCCCAGTGAAAGAAGGAATAACGCATGGAAAGTCTTGCTGCCTGCGCAGTTCCGGGTTCTGCTCCTTCTGGTGCAGATAAATAGTGGGACAGCGGTTCAGCAACTCCCCAGAAAACCAATCCAATGCCCATACCAGCGCTAAACAGCATGGACAGCCAGGAAATCGTAGAATATTCCGGTTCATCATCGTCATCCCCCAGCCTGATACCGCCAAATCGGCTGAATGCCAGATAGAAAGCGAAGATCAGGAAGAACAGTGTCGCTAACAAATAAAACCAGCCAAAATTGTGAATAGAGAAGTTGTAGGCTACGTTAGCCACGTCCGCCAGCTGATCAGGAGCAACGGCTCCCCATATTGCAAACAGTGTAACGATGATAATTGTGATGGTAAATACCATGAAGAGACCTCCATTATGTAAGCTTCATCCAACTTTTCCTTAGTATGTACTAGTCCAGCTAATAATCATTCGGAAAGCCAGCTGTTGATAAAATAAAACAATCCGACGTGTATTGAAACAGGTGTGGCAAAAGTCCTTTTTTTCAGAGGGAAGGATTTATCAATTATTGATGTCCCATAAGGAGAGAAATGTTGAATAAAATATGATAACAAGGGGGAGAGTAGGGAGAAAAAGGTGGAAAATCCATGTACCGTGTAACCACTTTAGTCATTAGTCTTTTTCTGTTCTTTGGGGCATATCATACTGCCGAAGCATCAGAAATATCCACATCTTCTCTCATAAATGATCTACAAAAAGGGGGTTACATCCTTTATGTCCGACATGGAGATGCAACAGTTGGAGTAGATCAACCAGATTTTAGTTTGACAGATTGCTCCACACAGAGGAATTTAAGTGCGGTTGGAAAGGAACAGGCAGAGAAGTATGGTCATGCTATTCGGAAACTAAATATCCCCGTCCATTTCCCCGTGGAAGCAAGCCCCCTTTGTCGAACTCTCCAAACTGCTCAGATTGCTTTTGGTGCACAAAATGTAAAAGAAAATACATTTTGGTTAAACATATATAAACTCAGTCAAAATCTGGATACAGAAAATATAAACAGTACAATTCAAGCATTTACAAATGAAGTGGAGCAAACCTCTCCAACGAATTCGAACAGGCTTATTGTAGCTCACTCTTTTCCTAACGGTCTGGGATTAGGAGAACTCTCGAGTATGGAGACAGTCATTATCAAACCACTGGGAGACCAAAAAGGGTATCAAATTGTTGGAAAATTGAAATTAGAAGATGTTTTACAGCAAGCTGGAATGTCTTAGATGTCGAGGGACAAGAAGAACATATTCTCATTCAAGTCGCTATTTTGGCGGCTTTTTTATCGTTTCCTGATGGAAAAATAAGAATCCAGAAATTAATAAGATCATATACTTATGTGAAGTGGTTCAAAGAGAGGGATTCCACGTTCAAAATAGAATACAACAAGAAGGATTGTCTATTTTACCAATATTGGCTATATCGATCAAGAAAGACGATTCTTAAATTAATGAGAGGACTGATTTTATGAAAACTAAACAACTTTTAAATATGTTTGCAAACGAGAACAGTAACTTTGTTGTATCTATGAATGAAGATTCATGTAAACGAATAACTAATTATGGTGAATGTGAGGAGAAAATAAATGAAACTGGTACTTCAGAATGTAAGGAAGAGTTTTGGTGATCAACAAGTATTAAACGATCTCAGTTTTCAATTTGAAAAAGGAAAGATATATGGCCTTCTGGGACGAAATGGTGCTGGAAAAACAACTTTATTTAATTGTTTAGGTGGCGAGATACAGGCAGATGGTGGCACTATGAAAGTCGTGGACGAATCCACATCCCGTAACATCGAGATAGATGATGTTGGATACGTATATTCCATGCCATTGTTACCGGAGTTTCTGACGGGATATGAGTTTGTACGTTTTTTCATTGATGTTAATTCCGAAGTGATTGAAGGGCGAGGAGACGATATTGACGCTCTTTTTGATATGATGCACATGACACAGGAAGACCGGCATAAACTCATTAAGCACTACTCACATGGGATGAAAAACAAAGTGCAAATGATGTTATTTTTGCTCACTAAACCAACAGTAATCTTGCTGGACGAACCTCTCACTTCCTTTGATGTCATCGTTGCGAGCGAGATGAAACAATTGCTGTGTGATATGAAGAAGGATCATGTACTCATTTTCTCAACTCATATATTACAACTGGCAACGGATCTGTGTGATGAATTAATTATTCTAAATGATGGCAGTTTGACGCATATTTCCCCTGATATCCTCATCCAGCCCGATTTTGAAGAGAAGGTCATTGAATTATTGCGAAATGAAAGCGAGATTGCTCGGACAGAAAATGAACGGAAACAGATGGAAAACGGAGTTGAGAAGGAGAGTGCCGATGCAGGAAATCTGTTGCTGGTTATGTCTTACTCAAACATACCGATTACACAGCAGCAGTACGCGCAGTAACGAACCAAGCTGATCCTTTGTTAAATACGGAAATCATGATGGCTAATCTTCAACAAAAAATGGTTCAGTCAAAAGATCATGAGCATAGCAGCGATTCCTCGGCTAACCTGCATGATCGTGTGCAAACTTCATCGAATAAGAGGGGATACGACCAAATTCACAACCTCCTGGTTACTCGGCACGATCATCTCATCCAATTGCCTTTTCGCAGACGTTTAACAGCTATTATGATCATCGGATTATTACTATCTTTCTTCGCACTCATTTTCAGAGACCATGTCTCTCTAAACACGGTGGAACGATTTACGCCTATACTCATTATGGCTATGCTAAGCCTGACAATAGGTCGAGAGGTTTGTAAGGGGCTATTTTACCATTGTGATATGCAGCTTATGCGCTACTCCTTTTATCGCAAGCATGCGAAGCAACATTTTCGTCTAAGGTTTAGAAGTGTATTATTCTTAAATCTAAAATTAGGTGCGTGTCTAGCAGCCGTACTAAGTATCTCTATACTTGTTTTGTCTGAAGGAAGGGATATAAGTACATTGCTTGCCATCTGGTTTATGACGATGACACTGTCCATATTTTTCTCAGTACATCATCTGTTGGTATATTATGTGTTCCAACCCTACACAACGGAGTTGGACACCAATAATCCTCTTTTTACATTAGTGAACAGTCTTATTTCATTAGGCTTTGTTATAACGATGTTTTTAAATCCAACTCTGTGGGTGCTCACTGTTGTCTTAATCGTGCTTACTGTAGGATATCTGTTCAGTGCGGTACCCGTCGTATCCAAATATGCTCAAAACAATTTTAGAGTGAAGTGAACGAAAGCCCCAATTATTTTAAAACGCTACTGACATAACGTTGTCAGTAGCGTTTTTTTATCATTGGATATGTAAATGTAAAAGGATATAGATAGTAACAATTCTGTTTTACAACAACTGTAGGACACAGTCAGATTTAGAAAGGATGATATATTGTGAATTTTTCTTCTGTACGCATCATTACTGACGACGTGGATCGTCTCGTTGAGTTCTACGAAAAAGTCTTGGAGGTTACGGCAGAACGACCTGCGCCGGTATTTGCCGAACTCGTTGTGCCATCATGCACCCTTGCAATAGGCCATTCCCAGACGGCGCAGTTGTTCGGTACGGATGCTGTACTGAGCGCCAATAACCGT
The window above is part of the Paenibacillus sp. 1781tsa1 genome. Proteins encoded here:
- a CDS encoding ATP-binding cassette domain-containing protein, with amino-acid sequence MKLVLQNVRKSFGDQQVLNDLSFQFEKGKIYGLLGRNGAGKTTLFNCLGGEIQADGGTMKVVDESTSRNIEIDDVGYVYSMPLLPEFLTGYEFVRFFIDVNSEVIEGRGDDIDALFDMMHMTQEDRHKLIKHYSHGMKNKVQMMLFLLTKPTVILLDEPLTSFDVIVASEMKQLLCDMKKDHVLIFSTHILQLATDLCDELIILNDGSLTHISPDILIQPDFEEKVIELLRNESEIARTENERKQMENGVEKESADAGNLLLVMSYSNIPITQQQYAQ
- a CDS encoding VOC family protein, with the translated sequence MNFSSVRIITDDVDRLVEFYEKVLEVTAERPAPVFAELVVPSCTLAIGHSQTAQLFGTDAVLSANNRTVIIEFRVDDVEAEYERLKSFVDHWVKEPTMMPWGNRSMLFRDPDGNLLNLFEPVTEDAIKRFKDRH
- a CDS encoding BCCT family transporter; the protein is MVFTITIIIVTLFAIWGAVAPDQLADVANVAYNFSIHNFGWFYLLATLFFLIFAFYLAFSRFGGIRLGDDDDEPEYSTISWLSMLFSAGMGIGLVFWGVAEPLSHYLSAPEGAEPGTAQAARLSMRYSFFHWGLHPWAIYTVIGLALAYFQFRKGYKGLISSTFIPLIGERLAAGWLGKFIDILAVISTIFGVATSLGLGALQIGGGLNHLFGIPNSVVTQVVIISVVTVLFLISATSGLDKGIKILSNTNLVIAVLLMLFVLVTGPTSFIFDTFTTTLGSYMQNIINMSLRLTPFSRETWIGAWTLFYWAWWIAWAPFVGTFIARVSKGRTIKEFVIYVMVIPSLFGFVWFSVFGGTGLHMELFNAAHLAEAVKEDATTALFLMLEQLPLGTIVAFIATVLIMIFFITSADSATFVLGMLTTDGKMDPSTRVKLTWGIMQSAIAVVLLISGGLNGLQTASIVSALPFAVVLIGMCVSLLKALQAEDKERRQKEKRQRQKLKRLLEEHENLQPEVPGT
- a CDS encoding alpha/beta fold hydrolase, giving the protein MNILKVNGIELAYDSYGSETDEAILLIAGLGTQMIRWTIPFCEMLAARGYRVIRFDNRDTGLSTHFSHHDTLDFETLARTLMSGQLPNIPYTLEDMSDDTIELLDALGIAKAHIVGRSMGGMIAQLVASRYPARVLSLTSIMSTTGNPELPQTSPEVMALMTRPAPNPREDEAGYIAHSVAFARRIAGTGYPFEENEYRSMIREEVQRAYDPGSIGRQIAAIAVSGDRRPQLAKIDVPTLVIHGAEDSMFVPACGEDTAQAITGSEYMLLEGMGHDLPTQLFETVVDGIVRTARSSVKDSI
- a CDS encoding pentapeptide repeat-containing protein; this translates as MRRLESGMTVDNEIFTDIVRYEHETISETTITNSNVGSPIFWSCNLHHLVFNTCDLTNARFFAGSTINHCTFIRSDLRSVGIARNEAVFTNCEFSSCDMRGMTLENATFIDCTFFKCRFNDRILQAANIVNCSFTGKLVDITFEGDGKQKLIANFENCILDGVRFVGCDLTQCIPPKSKNHLYVEQVSSRVKKAMKKIDEDPNLSDDDRKVLVRNLRKLEHMEQYIFNTAHMEKIYGDVFVERFFSSLE
- a CDS encoding alpha/beta fold hydrolase, translated to MDYEIFNLGDVILQSEVTLPNAYLAYKTYGKLNEKKDNVIVYPTAFGDQHVQNEWLIGSGMALDPEKYFIIVPNLLGNGLSSSPSNTPPPFDRSNFPQVTIYDNVRLQHRLLVEKFGIQKIALVVGWSMGGIQAFQWGASYPEMVERIAPFGGIAKPWPHTYVVLEGVKSSLLSAVHFDSSKLNQLTSADMRAVGRVYAGWGLSHAFYREEVYHEMGFESLEDFVAGVWEESFMNMDPHNVLSMLWTGQHADISANPSYNGDFDKALKSIRALACIMPGSTDLFCTADDNEYEAERIPNATFNPIQSIWGHFAGRGINSTDNQFIDDNLKHLLSLSTKV
- a CDS encoding histidine phosphatase family protein; the encoded protein is MYRVTTLVISLFLFFGAYHTAEASEISTSSLINDLQKGGYILYVRHGDATVGVDQPDFSLTDCSTQRNLSAVGKEQAEKYGHAIRKLNIPVHFPVEASPLCRTLQTAQIAFGAQNVKENTFWLNIYKLSQNLDTENINSTIQAFTNEVEQTSPTNSNRLIVAHSFPNGLGLGELSSMETVIIKPLGDQKGYQIVGKLKLEDVLQQAGMS
- a CDS encoding LysR family transcriptional regulator, producing MEFRQLNTFCTVAATLNFTRAAEVLSYVPSNVTMQIKALEDELGVRLFDRLGKQLALTTAGKRFLPHAQDVLEKLEEARSVVHDNEKLTGTLTISANEVICSYRLPTIFQQFRSQHPGVRLIFRSVPNQELKQTLFEGTTDIVYMLDEPIRSNGLVVESLVEEKFRLLAAPDHPLAKRTTLQLEDFHGEVFLTNEKGCPYRAMFDRSFEKEGIDNITYLEFQSAEAIKQCAISGLGIGFLPEIVVEAEVERGQLVVLPWQIADLRVYTQMLWHKEKWLSPIMSSFIETAREAFHVQNENKPFIHAIST
- a CDS encoding choline esterase is translated as MKTYDAFPEPIGGYTVGRTQMDFEYTASDHSKRELTAFVYYPSDSNEGKTTSTYMFPEVYEMFNEQPLVTALKDVFSIDIKTRCYDDLALSGKEKRYPVLFYVCGGGGSPEWGTVICTDLASMGYVVVSIGHQNSTMYKRKDGRLFNVSKGFSDALIAFSEDPEMLALAGKMEMRPDDKTAIEMCHNVLTLPILAKVTEYSELQAEDVRYVADYLYKLDSGELDSIFKGRLLLDIGMGIVGHSYGGLTTAMVCRDDDRFACGIGLDSGAFGLQGSDLKKPFLLLFSEPNYNMNAIIGANNSMETYYFSIDRVAHLDYCDIVFTRVNEEIRGERDAMEMRNLVTDYTKNFFDHYILQKAASVESLAYDGVELIKKYQQQVTSPKDCR
- a CDS encoding TetR/AcrR family transcriptional regulator yields the protein MPKNSFFRLDEARRAEISNNAMHLFVNHLYEDITMKMVLDCLSMHPGTFYRYFEDKDDLYCLLVRNVTQKRAAYFNNSNEDSLYRFFLTGLFGNVNGTVTEPLNELEIKLTKTFLNIPENTLLKVYLDVLKGESFPLIKDILRRMRVDGYLRPDLDDDLISFMFESMQFNLVMFFREFDIKDSTLQHKLSRYFADFMSHGLLEDHQYSDIVSDLKKAKE